TTCTTGTTAAATATCATAAAACTACCCCTTTCCTTTATAGAGAAGAAAATTTATAGAAAATGACATATTATTTGTAGAATATTCTATTCACTTAGTTTTTAAAAAAAAATATACTTTTAAAAATGAAAGGAATAGATATGAAGAATGTACTTATTATAAATGCGCATCAAAATTATATGGAATACTCAAAAGGAAAATTGACTAATACATTAGTAGAACTTGCTAAAACTAATTTGGAGTTAAAAGGTTATAGTGTAAAAACAAGTGTGATTGATAAAGGATACGATGTGGAAGAAGAGGTTGATAAACATGTTTGGGCTGATTTAATTTTAACACAAAGTCCAGTATTTTGGTTTAGTACACCTTGGATTCATAAAAAATATATTGATGAGATTTTTAATAGTGGACTTATTCAACAAAAGTTGATATCAA
This portion of the Arcobacter nitrofigilis DSM 7299 genome encodes:
- a CDS encoding NAD(P)H-dependent oxidoreductase, encoding MKNVLIINAHQNYMEYSKGKLTNTLVELAKTNLELKGYSVKTSVIDKGYDVEEEVDKHVWADLILTQSPVFWFSTPWIHKKYIDEIFNSGLIQQKLISTDGRSSKDKSKQYGTGGEMYGKKFVLSLSWNAPKESFNDINQILYNGKSVDDAFISITTTYKFCGCEILESFSCFDVIKKPDIENDIKRYKKFLEKL